In the genome of Quercus robur chromosome 3, dhQueRobu3.1, whole genome shotgun sequence, one region contains:
- the LOC126718636 gene encoding 5-formyltetrahydrofolate cyclo-ligase, mitochondrial-like isoform X8, translated as MFCHYTARAGRQMISSAKQVVMLTQASTLASPPTPLSSHPTNVRLVPEPNRSFVTMTTNNDDPHEVDAIFQRKHSLRSKLRKDLKNMDPIRRSEEDNAIQSIVLEAPWFKASKSLCAYISCAALREVDTSRIVSQVLSKPTQVMEASNPVDLFILPGLAFDRSGRRLGRSGGYYDLFLKKYQELAKQRKWKQPLLVALSYSLQIVDEGAIAVTSNDISVDALVSPAGFIPMSPAALDRG; from the exons ATGTTTTGTCACTATACAGCAAGGGCAGGTAGGCAAATGATAAGCAGTGCAAAGCAGGTGGTGATGCTCACCCAGGCGAGCACGTTAGCATCTCCACCCACACCTCTCTCATCGCACCCCACTAACGTGCGCCTCGTACCCGAACCCAACCGCTCCTTCGTAACCATGACCACCAATAACGACGACCCTCACGAGGTCGACGCAATATTTCAGCGAAAGCACTCGCTCCGATCCAAATTACGCAAGGACCTCAAGAATATGGACCCAATCCGGAGATCCGAAGAAG ataaTGCCATTCAGAGTATTGTATTAGAAGCTCCATGGTTTAAGGCTAGTAAGAGTTTATGTGCTTATATTAGCTGTGCTGCTTTAAGAGAGGTTGACACATCAAGAATTGTGTCACAAGTTTTATCCAAACCAACCCAAG TTATGGAGGCAAGCAATCCAGTTGATTTGTTCATCTTACCTG GGCTTGCATTTGACAGATCTGGAAGACGTTTGGGCCGTAGTGGGGG CTACTATGATTTGTTCCTGAAGAAGTACCAAGAGcttgcaaagcagcggaaatgGAAGCAGCCCCTCCTCG TTGCACTATCATATTCTCTGCAGATTGTGGATGAAGGAGCTATAGCTGTCACTTCCAATGATATTTCAGTGGATGCTCTTGTGTCCCCAGCTGGTTTCATTCCTATGAGCCCAGCTGCTTTGGACAGGGGTTAA
- the LOC126718636 gene encoding 5-formyltetrahydrofolate cyclo-ligase, mitochondrial-like isoform X6: MFCHYTARAGRQMISSAKQVVMLTQASTLASPPTPLSSHPTNVRLVPEPNRSFVTMTTNNDDPHEVDAIFQRKHSLRSKLRKDLKNMDPIRRSEEDNAIQSIVLEAPWFKASKSLCAYISCAALREVDTSRIVSQVLSKPTQEQKKLYVPRVEDRNSNMRMLKISSVDDLIINSMNILEPSLVDCDGKQREDVMEASNPVDLFILPGLAFDRSGRRLGRSGGSTKSLQSSGNGSSPSSLHYHILCRLWMKEL, from the exons ATGTTTTGTCACTATACAGCAAGGGCAGGTAGGCAAATGATAAGCAGTGCAAAGCAGGTGGTGATGCTCACCCAGGCGAGCACGTTAGCATCTCCACCCACACCTCTCTCATCGCACCCCACTAACGTGCGCCTCGTACCCGAACCCAACCGCTCCTTCGTAACCATGACCACCAATAACGACGACCCTCACGAGGTCGACGCAATATTTCAGCGAAAGCACTCGCTCCGATCCAAATTACGCAAGGACCTCAAGAATATGGACCCAATCCGGAGATCCGAAGAAG ataaTGCCATTCAGAGTATTGTATTAGAAGCTCCATGGTTTAAGGCTAGTAAGAGTTTATGTGCTTATATTAGCTGTGCTGCTTTAAGAGAGGTTGACACATCAAGAATTGTGTCACAAGTTTTATCCAAACCAACCCAAG AACAGAAAAAGCTTTATGTTCCTCGTGTGGAGGACAGGAATAGCAACATGAGAATGCTAAAGATTTCGAGTGTTGATGATCTGATTATAAATTCGATGAACATTTTGGAACCATCTCTAGTAGATTGTGATGGGAAACAACGTGAAGATG TTATGGAGGCAAGCAATCCAGTTGATTTGTTCATCTTACCTG GGCTTGCATTTGACAGATCTGGAAGACGTTTGGGCCGTAGTGGGGG AAGTACCAAGAGcttgcaaagcagcggaaatgGAAGCAGCCCCTCCTCG TTGCACTATCATATTCTCTGCAGATTGTGGATGAAGGAGCTATAG
- the LOC126718636 gene encoding 5-formyltetrahydrofolate cyclo-ligase, mitochondrial-like isoform X10, translating to MFCHYTARAGRQMISSAKQVVMLTQASTLASPPTPLSSHPTNVRLVPEPNRSFVTMTTNNDDPHEVDAIFQRKHSLRSKLRKDLKNMDPIRRSEEDNAIQSIVLEAPWFKASKSLCAYISCAALREVDTSRIVSQVLSKPTQEQKKLYVPRVEDRNSNMRMLKISSVDDLIINSMNILEPSLVDCDGKQREDVMEASNPVDLFILPGLAFDRSGRRLGRSGGCTIIFSADCG from the exons ATGTTTTGTCACTATACAGCAAGGGCAGGTAGGCAAATGATAAGCAGTGCAAAGCAGGTGGTGATGCTCACCCAGGCGAGCACGTTAGCATCTCCACCCACACCTCTCTCATCGCACCCCACTAACGTGCGCCTCGTACCCGAACCCAACCGCTCCTTCGTAACCATGACCACCAATAACGACGACCCTCACGAGGTCGACGCAATATTTCAGCGAAAGCACTCGCTCCGATCCAAATTACGCAAGGACCTCAAGAATATGGACCCAATCCGGAGATCCGAAGAAG ataaTGCCATTCAGAGTATTGTATTAGAAGCTCCATGGTTTAAGGCTAGTAAGAGTTTATGTGCTTATATTAGCTGTGCTGCTTTAAGAGAGGTTGACACATCAAGAATTGTGTCACAAGTTTTATCCAAACCAACCCAAG AACAGAAAAAGCTTTATGTTCCTCGTGTGGAGGACAGGAATAGCAACATGAGAATGCTAAAGATTTCGAGTGTTGATGATCTGATTATAAATTCGATGAACATTTTGGAACCATCTCTAGTAGATTGTGATGGGAAACAACGTGAAGATG TTATGGAGGCAAGCAATCCAGTTGATTTGTTCATCTTACCTG GGCTTGCATTTGACAGATCTGGAAGACGTTTGGGCCGTAGTGGGGG
- the LOC126718636 gene encoding 5-formyltetrahydrofolate cyclo-ligase, mitochondrial-like isoform X1, whose amino-acid sequence MFCHYTARAGRQMISSAKQVVMLTQASTLASPPTPLSSHPTNVRLVPEPNRSFVTMTTNNDDPHEVDAIFQRKHSLRSKLRKDLKNMDPIRRSEEDNAIQSIVLEAPWFKASKSLCAYISCAALREVDTSRIVSQVLSKPTQEQKKLYVPRVEDRNSNMRMLKISSVDDLIINSMNILEPSLVDCDGKQREDVMEASNPVDLFILPGLAFDRSGRRLGRSGGYYDLFLKKYQELAKQRKWKQPLLVALSYSLQIVDEGAIAVTSNDISVDALVSPAGFIPMSPAALDRG is encoded by the exons ATGTTTTGTCACTATACAGCAAGGGCAGGTAGGCAAATGATAAGCAGTGCAAAGCAGGTGGTGATGCTCACCCAGGCGAGCACGTTAGCATCTCCACCCACACCTCTCTCATCGCACCCCACTAACGTGCGCCTCGTACCCGAACCCAACCGCTCCTTCGTAACCATGACCACCAATAACGACGACCCTCACGAGGTCGACGCAATATTTCAGCGAAAGCACTCGCTCCGATCCAAATTACGCAAGGACCTCAAGAATATGGACCCAATCCGGAGATCCGAAGAAG ataaTGCCATTCAGAGTATTGTATTAGAAGCTCCATGGTTTAAGGCTAGTAAGAGTTTATGTGCTTATATTAGCTGTGCTGCTTTAAGAGAGGTTGACACATCAAGAATTGTGTCACAAGTTTTATCCAAACCAACCCAAG AACAGAAAAAGCTTTATGTTCCTCGTGTGGAGGACAGGAATAGCAACATGAGAATGCTAAAGATTTCGAGTGTTGATGATCTGATTATAAATTCGATGAACATTTTGGAACCATCTCTAGTAGATTGTGATGGGAAACAACGTGAAGATG TTATGGAGGCAAGCAATCCAGTTGATTTGTTCATCTTACCTG GGCTTGCATTTGACAGATCTGGAAGACGTTTGGGCCGTAGTGGGGG CTACTATGATTTGTTCCTGAAGAAGTACCAAGAGcttgcaaagcagcggaaatgGAAGCAGCCCCTCCTCG TTGCACTATCATATTCTCTGCAGATTGTGGATGAAGGAGCTATAGCTGTCACTTCCAATGATATTTCAGTGGATGCTCTTGTGTCCCCAGCTGGTTTCATTCCTATGAGCCCAGCTGCTTTGGACAGGGGTTAA
- the LOC126718636 gene encoding 5-formyltetrahydrofolate cyclo-ligase, mitochondrial-like isoform X7: MFCHYTARAGRQMISSAKQVVMLTQASTLASPPTPLSSHPTNVRLVPEPNRSFVTMTTNNDDPHEVDAIFQRKHSLRSKLRKDLKNMDPIRRSEEDNAIQSIVLEAPWFKASKSLCAYISCAALREVDTSRIVSQVLSKPTQEQKKLYVPRVEDRNSNMRMLKISSVDDLIINSMNILEPSLVDCDGKQREDVMEASNPVDLFILPGLAFDRSGRRLGRSGGSTKSLQSSGNGSSPSSLHYHILCRLWMKEL; the protein is encoded by the exons ATGTTTTGTCACTATACAGCAAGGGCAGGTAGGCAAATGATAAGCAGTGCAAAGCAGGTGGTGATGCTCACCCAGGCGAGCACGTTAGCATCTCCACCCACACCTCTCTCATCGCACCCCACTAACGTGCGCCTCGTACCCGAACCCAACCGCTCCTTCGTAACCATGACCACCAATAACGACGACCCTCACGAGGTCGACGCAATATTTCAGCGAAAGCACTCGCTCCGATCCAAATTACGCAAGGACCTCAAGAATATGGACCCAATCCGGAGATCCGAAGAAG ataaTGCCATTCAGAGTATTGTATTAGAAGCTCCATGGTTTAAGGCTAGTAAGAGTTTATGTGCTTATATTAGCTGTGCTGCTTTAAGAGAGGTTGACACATCAAGAATTGTGTCACAAGTTTTATCCAAACCAACCCAAG AACAGAAAAAGCTTTATGTTCCTCGTGTGGAGGACAGGAATAGCAACATGAGAATGCTAAAGATTTCGAGTGTTGATGATCTGATTATAAATTCGATGAACATTTTGGAACCATCTCTAGTAGATTGTGATGGGAAACAACGTGAAGATG TTATGGAGGCAAGCAATCCAGTTGATTTGTTCATCTTACCTG GGCTTGCATTTGACAGATCTGGAAGACGTTTGGGCCGTAGTGGGGG AAGTACCAAGAGcttgcaaagcagcggaaatgGAAGCAGCCCCTCCTCG